Proteins co-encoded in one Haloarcula pelagica genomic window:
- a CDS encoding 2'-5' RNA ligase family protein: MYSLNVPLPSAVTALAGRLAREWPTATPRARGEHTLVAKRLGEGDHAAYARLESKAREILRGQPTFEARIGGVEQFETAATGPSPVVYLAVESPGLVALHERLCERFEPVEGVEGPEYVPHVTVARGGDAAAAQRLTERAIDPVEWTVDSLSFYDAERGQTASTLSLPA; encoded by the coding sequence GTGTACAGTCTCAACGTCCCGCTCCCCTCGGCGGTCACCGCGCTGGCGGGCCGACTGGCCCGGGAGTGGCCGACGGCGACGCCCCGAGCCCGCGGCGAGCACACCCTCGTGGCGAAGCGCCTGGGCGAGGGCGACCACGCCGCCTACGCACGCCTGGAGTCGAAGGCGCGCGAGATCCTCCGCGGGCAGCCGACCTTCGAGGCCCGGATCGGCGGCGTCGAGCAGTTCGAGACGGCCGCGACCGGTCCCTCGCCCGTGGTGTACCTCGCCGTCGAGAGCCCCGGGCTGGTCGCGCTGCACGAACGGCTCTGCGAGCGGTTCGAACCGGTCGAGGGCGTCGAAGGGCCTGAGTACGTCCCCCACGTCACGGTCGCCCGGGGCGGGGACGCCGCGGCGGCCCAGCGGCTGACCGAGCGGGCGATCGATCCCGTCGAGTGGACCGTCGACAGCCTGAGCTTCTACGACGCCGAGCGGGGCCAGACCGCCAGTACGCTGTCGCTACCGGCCTGA
- a CDS encoding argininosuccinate synthase, whose protein sequence is MSEGNGTVALAFSGGLDTTVCVSLLKEEYGYDEVIGVTVDVGQPDYEFEEAEETAEALGVEQYVVDAKAEFADLCFQAVKANADYQGYPLGTALARPVIAKAILSVAEEEGCDGIAHGCTGKGNDQLRFEAIWRDSDLEVIAPVRELGLTREWENEYAQEKGLPVEGGDGGRYSIDTNLWSRSIEGSELEDPSTIPADDIYKWTENPSGKESELVEVTFEEGVPVAVDGEDLGSVELIEQLNAQAGAHGIGRTDMMEDRMLGLKVRENYEHPAATVLLTAHEALEGLVLTQEERQFKAQVDQEWSQKAYEGLVDAPLTGALEAFVEDTNARVTGTVTVKLEGGHCRPVSRESEYAVYSESAASFDEEDITGGITQQDATGVAKYHGFQSRLANRILDDAKKGATVADGGSEDPTHADGDAASDTSEE, encoded by the coding sequence ATGTCCGAAGGAAACGGAACCGTCGCGCTCGCCTTCTCCGGTGGGCTCGACACGACAGTCTGTGTATCGCTGCTGAAAGAGGAGTACGGCTACGACGAGGTCATCGGCGTCACCGTCGACGTGGGCCAGCCCGACTACGAGTTCGAGGAGGCCGAAGAGACCGCCGAGGCACTGGGCGTCGAGCAGTACGTCGTCGACGCGAAAGCGGAGTTCGCCGACCTCTGTTTCCAGGCCGTGAAGGCAAACGCCGACTACCAGGGGTACCCGCTCGGGACGGCGCTGGCCCGCCCGGTCATCGCGAAGGCCATCCTCTCGGTCGCCGAGGAGGAGGGCTGTGACGGTATCGCTCACGGCTGTACCGGCAAGGGCAACGACCAACTGCGCTTCGAGGCCATCTGGCGCGACTCGGACCTGGAGGTCATCGCGCCGGTCCGCGAACTCGGTCTGACCCGCGAGTGGGAAAACGAGTACGCCCAGGAGAAGGGGCTGCCCGTCGAGGGCGGCGACGGCGGCCGCTACTCCATCGACACGAACCTCTGGAGCCGTTCGATCGAGGGGTCGGAACTGGAAGACCCGTCGACGATCCCGGCCGACGACATCTACAAGTGGACCGAGAACCCCTCGGGGAAGGAGTCGGAACTCGTCGAGGTCACCTTCGAAGAGGGGGTCCCGGTCGCCGTCGACGGCGAGGACCTGGGCTCGGTCGAACTGATCGAACAGCTCAACGCACAGGCCGGCGCCCACGGCATCGGCCGCACGGACATGATGGAGGACCGCATGCTCGGGCTCAAGGTCCGCGAGAACTACGAACACCCCGCGGCGACGGTGTTGTTGACGGCCCACGAGGCTCTGGAAGGGCTCGTCCTCACCCAGGAGGAACGCCAGTTCAAGGCCCAGGTCGACCAGGAGTGGTCCCAGAAGGCCTACGAGGGGCTGGTCGACGCGCCCCTGACCGGTGCGCTGGAGGCGTTCGTCGAGGACACTAACGCCCGGGTCACCGGCACCGTGACGGTGAAACTCGAAGGCGGGCACTGCCGCCCGGTCTCCCGCGAATCGGAGTACGCCGTCTACAGCGAGTCCGCCGCGTCCTTCGACGAGGAGGACATCACCGGCGGCATCACCCAGCAGGACGCCACGGGCGTCGCGAAGTACCACGGGTTCCAGTCGCGTCTCGCCAACCGGATCCTCGACGACGCGAAGAAGGGGGCGACGGTGGCCGACGGGGGGAGCGAGGACCCGACGCACGCGGACGGTGACGCAGCCAGCGACACCTCGGAGGAGTAA
- the argC gene encoding N-acetyl-gamma-glutamyl-phosphate reductase: MSYTASVVGGSGFTGGELLRLLDGHPEFELAQATSRSKENKTIGHQHPNLRHTDLRFSSPEDLESVDVLFAATPHGVSMEQIDRFRDAADTVVDLSADFRLDTEAQYDEWYDGHTRPDLLADSEYALPELNRENLAGADLIASGGCNATATILGLLPLFEADVLGGDEQIVVDVKVGSSEGGAGGGEASSHPERSGVVRPYAPTGHRHEAEIQQFLGVDVSFTVHAVEMTRGASATCHVFPDGPVSKGDLWSAYRGSYEDEPFVELVAGGGGVYRYPEPKAVAGTNKAEVGFELDPGNKRLVVFSAIDNMMKGSAGQAVHAANVALGIEETAGLEFQGLHPVGAP, from the coding sequence ATGAGCTACACCGCGAGCGTCGTCGGCGGGTCGGGCTTTACCGGCGGGGAACTGCTCCGCCTGCTCGACGGCCACCCCGAGTTCGAACTGGCCCAGGCGACCAGTCGCTCGAAGGAGAACAAGACCATCGGCCACCAGCATCCGAACCTCCGGCATACGGATCTGCGTTTCTCCTCGCCGGAGGACCTAGAGTCGGTCGACGTGCTCTTCGCCGCGACGCCACACGGCGTCTCGATGGAGCAGATCGACCGGTTCCGGGACGCCGCCGACACGGTCGTCGATCTCTCGGCGGACTTCCGCCTCGACACGGAGGCCCAGTACGACGAGTGGTACGACGGCCACACGCGGCCGGACCTGCTTGCCGACAGCGAGTACGCGCTGCCGGAACTCAACCGCGAGAACCTCGCGGGCGCGGACCTCATCGCCTCCGGGGGCTGTAACGCCACGGCGACGATCCTGGGACTGCTCCCGCTGTTCGAGGCCGACGTACTCGGCGGTGACGAGCAGATCGTCGTCGACGTGAAGGTCGGTTCCAGCGAGGGCGGGGCCGGCGGCGGCGAGGCGTCGTCCCACCCCGAGCGCAGCGGCGTCGTCCGTCCGTACGCGCCGACAGGCCACCGCCACGAGGCCGAGATCCAGCAGTTCCTCGGCGTCGATGTCTCCTTTACCGTCCACGCGGTGGAGATGACCCGCGGCGCGAGCGCGACCTGCCACGTCTTCCCCGACGGCCCGGTCTCGAAGGGCGATCTCTGGAGCGCCTACCGTGGCAGCTACGAGGACGAACCGTTCGTCGAACTCGTCGCCGGCGGTGGCGGCGTCTACCGCTACCCCGAACCGAAGGCCGTCGCGGGGACGAACAAAGCGGAGGTCGGCTTCGAACTCGACCCCGGCAACAAGCGTCTGGTCGTCTTCTCGGCCATCGACAACATGATGAAGGGGTCGGCCGGCCAGGCCGTCCACGCGGCCAACGTCGCGCTGGGTATCGAGGAGACGGCGGGCCTGGAGTTCCAGGGGCTCCACCCCGTCGGCGCACCATAA
- the lysW gene encoding lysine biosynthesis protein LysW — MADCIECGAEVSLHENLEVGEIVDCATCGAELEVIGTDPVELDSAPELEEDWGE, encoded by the coding sequence ATGGCAGACTGCATCGAGTGCGGGGCGGAGGTCTCCCTGCACGAGAACCTCGAAGTCGGAGAGATCGTCGACTGTGCGACCTGCGGTGCCGAGCTCGAAGTGATCGGAACGGACCCGGTCGAACTCGACAGCGCACCCGAACTCGAAGAGGACTGGGGCGAGTGA
- a CDS encoding RimK family alpha-L-glutamate ligase, translating to MKVGLLYSRIRRDEKLLLSELRERDHEIEKIDVRKQRFNISEAPAAFEDVDIVVDRCLATSRSVYATKFVEAYDVPVVNGPGVAEVCADKVKNSLALERAGVPTPDTDVAFTKDAALESIEDFGYPCVLKPVVGSWGRLMAKIDSRSAAEAILEHKETLGHYEHKIFYVQEFVDKPGRDIRVLATDGEPVAAMVRSSDHWLTNAAKGAETDTFELDDRALELVEKASDAVGGGLLGVDLMEVGVSQSDTQDASGDEPRAREPDDYTVHEVNHTVEFKALNEVSDVDVPSKVVDWLEAKAQASEVTA from the coding sequence ATGAAGGTCGGACTCCTCTACTCGCGTATCCGCCGGGACGAGAAGCTCCTGCTGTCGGAACTGCGCGAGCGCGACCACGAGATCGAGAAGATCGACGTTCGCAAGCAGCGGTTCAACATCTCGGAGGCGCCCGCGGCGTTCGAGGACGTGGACATCGTCGTCGATCGCTGTCTGGCGACCTCACGCAGCGTCTACGCGACGAAGTTCGTCGAGGCCTACGACGTGCCGGTCGTCAACGGTCCCGGCGTCGCGGAAGTCTGTGCGGACAAGGTGAAAAACAGCCTCGCGCTCGAACGGGCGGGCGTTCCGACGCCGGACACCGACGTGGCCTTCACCAAAGACGCCGCGCTGGAGTCGATCGAGGACTTCGGCTATCCCTGCGTCCTCAAGCCCGTCGTGGGCTCGTGGGGCCGCCTGATGGCCAAGATCGACTCCCGGTCGGCCGCCGAGGCGATCCTCGAACACAAGGAGACGCTTGGCCACTACGAGCACAAGATCTTCTACGTCCAGGAGTTCGTCGACAAACCCGGCCGCGACATCCGGGTGCTGGCGACCGACGGCGAACCGGTCGCCGCGATGGTCCGCTCGTCGGACCACTGGCTCACCAACGCCGCGAAAGGCGCCGAGACCGACACCTTCGAACTGGACGACCGGGCGCTCGAACTCGTCGAGAAGGCCAGCGACGCGGTCGGCGGCGGTCTGCTCGGCGTCGACCTGATGGAAGTCGGGGTGTCACAAAGCGACACCCAGGACGCGAGCGGCGACGAGCCGCGAGCGCGCGAGCCCGACGACTACACCGTCCACGAGGTCAACCACACCGTCGAGTTCAAGGCGCTGAACGAGGTCAGCGATGTCGACGTGCCTTCGAAGGTAGTCGACTGGCTGGAAGCGAAAGCCCAGGCCTCGGAGGTGACGGCATGA
- a CDS encoding DNA polymerase II large subunit has translation MREADEQYFETLETELDHAMAVAERARERGGDPKPEVEIPTARDMADRVENILGIEGVAERVRELEGEMSREEAALELVDDFVEGTVGDYDTREGKVEGAVRTAVALLTEGVVAAPIEGIDRVELLENDDGTEFINVYYAGPIRSAGGTAQALSVLVADYARALLDIDQYKAREEEIGRYAEEVDLYDKDTGLQYSPKEKETKFIAEHMPIMLDGEATGDEEVSGYRDLERVDSNSPRGGMCLVLAEGIALKAPKIQRYTRNLDEVDWPWLQDLIDGTIGKSDGDESDDAAEATDEESAGDDGDADGEDEADDDLAGPPRVDPATKYLRDLIAGRPVFSHPSKSGGFRLRYGRARNHGFATAGVHPATMHLVDDFLATGTQMKTERPGKAAGVVPVDTIEGPTVRLANGDVRRIDDAEEALAVRNGVEKILDLGEYLVNYGEFVENNHPLAPASYTVEWWEQDLEAAGADIQALRDDPTVDLAAPSADEALRWARKYDAPLHPAYTYLWHDVSVKHVGALADAIDDAEVVQTDGAVAERGAGATGGDLVLPRTETVQRALEHLLVEHTQTDESLIVDDWLPLVRTLGFSRALERDWTLDDISEHAREYGEPESVDAIGYDESKDREGGQNAIEAVNEVAPFTVRERAPTRVGNRMGRPEKSERRDLSPAVHTLSPIGEAGGAQRDVAKATKHADSMSDTPGRVEVEVARRRCPDCVTETHEARCPDCGTLAETVYVCPDCEAEVEPDESGRAECRRCETLASPTQYTVLDLQETYRDALESVGERETAFETLKAVKGLTSEEKLPEPMEKGILRAKHGVSAFKDGTVRYDMTDLPVTAVRPAELDVGADRLRALGYGTDIHGDPLTHDDQLVELKVQDIVLSDGAAEHMLKTARFVDDLLEQYYGLERYYEFDDREDLVGELVFGMAPHTSAATVGRVVGFTTAAVGYAHPYFHAAKRRNCDGDEDCVMLLMDGLLNFSRKYLPNKRGGRMDAPLVMSSRIDPSEIDDEAHNMDIMDSYPREFYEATRELTPPEEVEEIMTIAEETLGTDSEYTGFRHTHDTTNIAAGPDLSAYKTLGSMEDKMDAQLAISRKLRAVVESDVAERIIEYHFLPDLIGNLRAFSRQETRCLDCGESYRRVPLTGDCRECGGRVNLTVHEGSVNKYIDTAIRVAEEFGARDYTKQRLRILERSIESVFENDHNKQSGIADFM, from the coding sequence ATGCGAGAGGCCGACGAACAGTACTTCGAGACCCTGGAGACGGAACTGGACCACGCGATGGCCGTCGCCGAGCGCGCCCGCGAGCGCGGCGGCGACCCCAAACCCGAGGTGGAGATCCCGACCGCCCGGGACATGGCCGACCGCGTCGAGAACATCCTCGGCATCGAGGGCGTCGCCGAGCGGGTGCGCGAACTCGAAGGCGAGATGAGCAGGGAGGAAGCGGCGCTCGAACTCGTCGACGACTTCGTCGAGGGGACCGTCGGCGACTACGACACCCGCGAGGGGAAAGTCGAGGGTGCGGTCCGGACGGCGGTCGCGCTGCTGACCGAAGGGGTCGTCGCCGCCCCGATCGAGGGGATCGATCGCGTGGAACTGCTGGAGAACGACGACGGGACGGAGTTCATCAACGTCTACTACGCCGGCCCGATCCGCTCTGCGGGCGGGACCGCACAGGCCCTCTCTGTCCTGGTGGCCGACTACGCCCGGGCGCTGCTCGACATCGACCAGTACAAGGCCCGCGAGGAGGAGATCGGCCGCTACGCCGAGGAGGTCGACCTCTACGACAAGGACACCGGCCTCCAGTACTCGCCCAAGGAGAAGGAGACGAAGTTCATCGCCGAGCACATGCCGATCATGCTCGACGGGGAGGCCACCGGCGACGAGGAGGTGTCGGGCTACCGGGACCTGGAACGGGTCGACTCGAACTCCCCGCGGGGCGGGATGTGTCTGGTGCTGGCGGAGGGGATCGCGCTGAAGGCCCCGAAGATCCAGCGCTACACCCGGAATCTGGACGAGGTCGACTGGCCGTGGCTCCAGGACCTCATCGACGGCACCATCGGCAAGAGCGACGGCGACGAGAGCGACGATGCGGCCGAGGCGACCGACGAGGAGAGTGCGGGCGACGACGGCGACGCGGACGGTGAGGACGAAGCGGACGACGACTTGGCCGGTCCGCCCCGCGTCGACCCGGCGACGAAGTACCTCCGGGACCTCATCGCCGGCCGGCCGGTCTTCTCTCACCCCTCGAAATCCGGCGGCTTTCGCCTGCGCTACGGCCGTGCGCGCAACCACGGGTTCGCCACCGCCGGCGTCCACCCGGCGACGATGCACCTGGTCGACGACTTCCTGGCGACGGGCACACAGATGAAGACCGAGCGGCCGGGGAAAGCCGCCGGGGTCGTCCCCGTCGACACCATCGAGGGGCCGACGGTCCGACTCGCAAACGGCGACGTGCGCCGCATCGACGACGCCGAGGAGGCCCTGGCGGTGCGCAACGGCGTCGAGAAGATCCTCGATCTCGGGGAGTACCTGGTCAACTACGGCGAGTTCGTCGAGAACAACCACCCGCTCGCGCCGGCGTCCTACACCGTCGAGTGGTGGGAGCAGGACCTCGAAGCGGCGGGGGCGGACATCCAGGCGCTGCGGGACGATCCGACGGTCGACCTCGCGGCCCCCAGCGCCGACGAGGCGCTGCGGTGGGCCCGGAAGTACGACGCCCCCCTCCACCCGGCCTACACCTACCTCTGGCACGACGTGAGCGTCAAACACGTCGGCGCGCTGGCCGACGCTATCGACGACGCCGAGGTGGTCCAGACCGACGGGGCCGTCGCGGAGCGTGGCGCCGGAGCCACCGGCGGCGACCTCGTCCTCCCGCGGACCGAGACCGTCCAGCGGGCGCTGGAACACCTCCTCGTCGAGCACACCCAGACCGACGAGTCGCTCATCGTGGACGACTGGCTCCCGCTGGTCCGGACGCTCGGGTTTTCACGGGCGCTCGAACGGGACTGGACGCTGGACGATATCTCCGAACACGCCAGAGAGTACGGCGAACCGGAGTCCGTCGACGCCATCGGCTACGACGAGTCCAAGGACCGCGAGGGCGGACAGAACGCCATCGAGGCCGTCAACGAGGTCGCGCCCTTCACCGTCCGCGAGCGGGCGCCGACCCGGGTGGGCAACCGGATGGGTCGCCCGGAGAAGTCAGAACGCCGGGACCTCTCGCCAGCGGTCCACACCCTCTCACCCATCGGCGAGGCCGGCGGCGCCCAGCGTGACGTGGCCAAGGCGACGAAACACGCCGACTCGATGAGCGACACGCCCGGCCGCGTCGAGGTCGAGGTCGCCCGGCGGCGCTGTCCCGACTGCGTGACCGAGACCCACGAAGCCCGCTGTCCCGACTGCGGGACCCTCGCCGAGACGGTGTACGTCTGTCCCGACTGCGAGGCCGAGGTCGAGCCCGACGAGTCCGGCCGCGCCGAGTGTCGCCGGTGTGAGACGCTCGCGTCGCCGACACAGTACACGGTACTGGATCTCCAAGAGACGTACCGCGATGCCCTCGAATCGGTCGGCGAGCGCGAGACAGCCTTCGAGACGCTGAAAGCCGTCAAGGGGCTCACCTCCGAGGAGAAACTGCCCGAGCCGATGGAGAAGGGAATCCTCCGGGCGAAACACGGCGTCTCGGCGTTCAAGGACGGCACCGTCCGCTACGACATGACCGACCTCCCGGTGACGGCGGTCCGACCGGCCGAACTGGATGTCGGGGCTGACCGGCTGCGGGCGCTTGGCTACGGGACCGACATCCATGGCGACCCGCTGACCCACGACGACCAGCTGGTCGAGCTGAAGGTCCAGGACATCGTCCTCTCGGACGGCGCGGCCGAGCACATGCTCAAGACCGCCCGCTTCGTCGACGACCTCCTCGAACAGTACTACGGGCTCGAACGGTACTACGAGTTCGACGACCGCGAGGACCTCGTGGGCGAACTCGTCTTCGGGATGGCGCCCCACACCAGCGCGGCGACAGTCGGGAGAGTTGTTGGTTTTACGACAGCAGCAGTTGGCTACGCGCACCCGTATTTCCACGCCGCGAAACGGCGAAACTGCGATGGCGATGAAGATTGTGTGATGCTTCTGATGGACGGCCTGTTGAACTTCTCGCGAAAATATTTGCCGAACAAGCGCGGCGGGCGGATGGACGCCCCGCTGGTGATGTCCTCCCGGATCGACCCCAGCGAGATCGACGACGAGGCCCACAACATGGACATCATGGACTCGTATCCCCGCGAGTTCTACGAGGCCACGCGGGAACTGACACCCCCCGAAGAGGTCGAGGAGATCATGACTATCGCCGAGGAGACGTTGGGGACCGACAGCGAGTACACCGGGTTCCGACACACCCACGACACCACGAACATCGCCGCCGGGCCGGACCTCTCGGCGTACAAGACGCTGGGCTCGATGGAGGACAAGATGGACGCACAGCTGGCGATCTCCCGGAAGCTCCGCGCGGTCGTCGAGAGCGACGTGGCCGAGCGGATCATCGAGTACCACTTCCTGCCCGACCTCATCGGGAACCTCCGGGCCTTCTCGCGCCAGGAGACCCGCTGTCTGGACTGCGGGGAGTCGTACCGCCGGGTCCCGCTGACCGGCGACTGCCGGGAGTGTGGCGGGCGCGTGAACCTCACCGTCCACGAGGGGTCGGTCAACAAGTACATCGACACCGCCATCCGGGTCGCCGAGGAGTTCGGCGCCCGCGACTACACGAAACAGCGGCTACGGATCCTCGAACGCTCGATCGAGTCGGTGTTCGAGAACGACCACAACAAACAGTCCGGCATCGCCGACTTCATGTGA
- a CDS encoding acetylglutamate/acetylaminoadipate kinase → MTVVIKVGGARAVDPAGALADVATLVSNGEQVVVVHGGSTKVDETLDRLGIDPEYVETPGGVVGRFTDEATMEVFEMAFGHLNTQLVAGLQSEGVDAVGLNGVDGKLLYGPRKSAVRVVEDGKKKIRRGDHSGTIKQVNGDLLESLLSDGYTPVAAPPMAGDDDGEIIPVNTDADRSAAAIAAELEATLVLLTDVEGVYEDPDDPATLIESVETGEDWTALEEAAEGFMGRKVMAAEEALDGGAPEVVVADANADDPITSALEGSGTHLHASALTTEEHT, encoded by the coding sequence ATGACAGTAGTTATCAAAGTCGGCGGCGCTCGGGCGGTCGATCCCGCCGGCGCGCTCGCCGATGTCGCCACACTTGTTTCGAACGGAGAGCAGGTCGTCGTCGTCCACGGCGGCTCCACGAAAGTCGACGAGACGCTCGACCGACTCGGGATCGACCCCGAGTACGTCGAGACGCCCGGCGGCGTCGTCGGGCGATTCACCGACGAGGCCACGATGGAGGTCTTCGAGATGGCCTTCGGCCACCTCAACACCCAACTCGTCGCCGGCCTCCAGAGCGAGGGCGTCGACGCGGTCGGGCTGAACGGCGTCGACGGGAAACTCCTCTATGGCCCCCGCAAGTCCGCGGTCCGGGTCGTCGAGGACGGGAAGAAGAAGATCAGACGGGGCGACCACTCCGGGACGATCAAACAAGTCAACGGCGACCTGCTCGAATCGCTGCTTTCGGACGGTTACACGCCGGTCGCCGCGCCGCCGATGGCAGGCGACGATGATGGCGAAATCATCCCGGTCAACACCGACGCCGACCGCTCGGCGGCCGCGATCGCCGCCGAACTCGAGGCGACCCTGGTCCTGCTCACGGATGTCGAGGGCGTCTACGAGGACCCCGACGATCCCGCGACGCTGATCGAGTCCGTCGAGACAGGCGAGGACTGGACGGCTCTGGAAGAGGCCGCAGAAGGGTTCATGGGCCGGAAGGTCATGGCCGCCGAGGAGGCGCTCGACGGCGGCGCACCCGAAGTCGTGGTCGCGGACGCCAACGCCGACGACCCGATCACCTCTGCCCTCGAAGGTAGCGGAACGCATCTCCACGCGAGCGCACTCACGACGGAGGAACACACATGA
- a CDS encoding PPC domain-containing DNA-binding protein, translating into MDYREVDSTSEYVCRLDHGADWRGEIEAFADEQGIDAGFFYGLGAVQDAELWFYDQADQAYDPVTFDEPLEVAACVGNVSHLDGDRFAHTHAVLSRPDGTALAGHLDSATVFAGELYVRAFDTHLERAHDEPTDLDLWEL; encoded by the coding sequence ATGGATTACCGGGAAGTCGACAGCACGTCCGAGTACGTCTGCCGACTGGACCACGGCGCCGACTGGCGCGGCGAGATCGAGGCGTTCGCCGACGAGCAAGGGATCGACGCCGGCTTCTTCTACGGCCTGGGCGCGGTGCAGGACGCCGAACTGTGGTTCTACGATCAGGCGGACCAGGCGTACGACCCCGTCACGTTCGACGAACCGCTGGAAGTCGCCGCCTGCGTGGGCAACGTCTCGCATCTGGACGGGGACCGGTTCGCCCACACCCACGCCGTCCTCTCGCGGCCGGACGGGACGGCGCTTGCGGGCCACCTCGACAGCGCCACCGTCTTCGCCGGGGAACTGTACGTCCGGGCGTTCGACACCCACCTCGAACGCGCCCACGACGAGCCGACCGACCTCGACCTCTGGGAGCTCTGA
- a CDS encoding aspartate aminotransferase family protein, producing MSGFVFNEKPIQIERGDGAYVYDDDGTEYLDMGASYACVPLGHGHEAVQDAVTEQFEKLTYVQASYPNAQRTALYELLADTAPDPIDKTWLCNSGTEANEAALKFARSATGESKVVATMQGFHGRTMGSLATTWKDKYKKPYEPLMGDVEFVPYDDAEALDEAVDEETAAFIVEPVQGEGGINPASTEYLEAAREITEEAGAALIFDEVQTGMGRTGALWNSQRAAVTPDMITSAKGLGNGFPVGATLCRDWIAQDYGSHASTFSGGPVISAAAGATVSTIVEDSVPGNAAVMGEYLQTELEAAIGDEVRDIRGEGLMIGVEVGRGANKALKQLALHHQVLALPAGRTVVRLLPPLTIDEAHADAVVEAMAEVVG from the coding sequence ATGAGCGGATTCGTCTTCAACGAGAAACCGATCCAGATCGAACGCGGCGACGGCGCGTACGTCTACGACGACGACGGCACAGAGTATCTCGACATGGGGGCCTCGTACGCCTGTGTCCCGCTGGGACACGGCCACGAGGCGGTCCAGGACGCCGTCACCGAGCAGTTCGAGAAGCTGACCTACGTCCAGGCGTCGTACCCCAACGCCCAGCGGACGGCGCTGTACGAACTGCTCGCCGACACGGCACCCGACCCCATCGACAAGACCTGGCTCTGTAACTCCGGGACCGAGGCCAACGAGGCCGCGCTGAAGTTCGCCCGGTCGGCCACCGGCGAGTCGAAGGTCGTCGCCACCATGCAGGGCTTTCACGGCCGGACGATGGGATCGCTGGCGACGACCTGGAAGGACAAGTACAAGAAACCGTACGAGCCCCTGATGGGTGACGTGGAGTTCGTCCCCTACGACGACGCGGAAGCACTCGACGAGGCCGTCGACGAGGAGACGGCGGCCTTCATCGTCGAACCCGTCCAGGGCGAGGGCGGCATCAACCCCGCCTCGACCGAGTATCTGGAAGCGGCCCGCGAGATCACCGAGGAGGCGGGCGCGGCGCTGATCTTCGACGAGGTCCAGACCGGGATGGGGCGGACCGGCGCGCTGTGGAACTCCCAGCGGGCCGCCGTCACGCCCGACATGATCACCTCGGCGAAGGGACTTGGCAACGGCTTCCCGGTCGGCGCGACGCTGTGTCGGGACTGGATCGCCCAGGACTACGGCTCCCACGCCTCGACGTTCTCGGGCGGCCCGGTCATCTCCGCGGCCGCCGGGGCGACCGTCTCGACCATCGTCGAGGACTCGGTGCCGGGCAACGCCGCCGTGATGGGCGAGTACCTCCAGACCGAACTGGAAGCGGCCATCGGCGACGAGGTGCGTGACATCCGCGGCGAGGGGCTGATGATCGGCGTCGAGGTCGGCCGTGGGGCCAACAAGGCCCTGAAGCAACTGGCACTGCACCACCAGGTGCTCGCGCTGCCGGCCGGTCGAACCGTCGTGCGCCTGCTCCCGCCGCTGACCATCGACGAGGCCCACGCCGACGCCGTCGTCGAGGCGATGGCGGAGGTGGTCGGATGA
- a CDS encoding DUF7554 family protein, with the protein MDTLPDIDTLLQLLLVLVVVWVGLAVVEEILGLLGWLLGPLQPLIGLAVVALAVLWLYKQR; encoded by the coding sequence ATGGACACACTCCCCGACATCGACACGCTGTTGCAGCTCCTGCTCGTCCTCGTGGTCGTCTGGGTCGGGCTGGCGGTCGTCGAAGAGATCCTGGGCCTGCTGGGCTGGCTCCTCGGGCCGCTCCAGCCGTTGATCGGACTCGCCGTCGTCGCCCTGGCGGTGCTGTGGCTCTACAAGCAGCGGTGA